DNA sequence from the Streptomyces tsukubensis genome:
GGGCAGTCACCGCATCTGCTGATGAACACGGTGACCTCCCAGGTCAGCCAGTTCACCGACGACAGCGTGCCGTGCGCGGGCCCGGTGCGGCCGGGGCCCAGCCTGTACGACTGGCTCCGGCGGCCCGGCACCGGGGACCGTCCCGGGCCCCGGGCCGAATGGGCGGAGCCGGAGCACCTCGGACCGGACGACTACCCTTCCCGGGCCCGCTACGGCCGCTATCTGGAGTGGGTCTTCGGCCGGCTGGTGGCCGAAGCCCCGGCCGGGCTCACCGTCACCGTCCACCGGGCCACCGCCGTCGCGCTCGACGAGGACACCGGCGGCCAGAGCCTCACCCTCGACGACGGCACCCGGATCACCGGCCTCGACGCCGTGGTGCTCACCCTCGGCCACGGCCCGGCGGAACTCTCCGGCGAGGAGCGGGAGCTGGCCGCGTACGCCCGGGAGCACGGGCTGCGCTACCACCCGCCTGCCAACCCCGCCGACCTCGAAACCGGCCTGGAAGCCGTCGAATCCGGGGAACGGGTCGCCCTGCGCGGCCTCGGTCTCGCATTCTTCGACCTGATGGCGCTGCTCACGGAGGGCCGCGGCGGCAAATACGTCCCCTCCCCCGCGCCCGAGGGCGGCCTCCAGTATCTGCCGTCGGGCCATGAGCCCGTGCTGTACGCGGGATCCCGGCGCGGAGTGCCGTACCAGTCCCGCGGGGAGAACCAGAAGGGCGCGGCGGGCCGGCACGAACCGCTGTTCCTCACCCTGGACGCGGTCCGCCGGATCCGGGCCCGCCCCGGGGCGACGTTCCGGCGGGACGTCTGGCCGCTGCTGTCGGCGGAGGTCGCCACCGTCTACCACCGGGCGCTGGTCGCCCAGTGGGCCGACGCACCCACCGCCGACCGCTTCCTGGCCGAGTATCTGGCCGCGCCCGCCGCCGGACGGACCGCGGTCCTGCGCCGCTACGGGGTCCGGGCCCAGGACGAATGGAAGTGGGAGCGGGCCGAACGCCCCTGGGGCCGCCGGGTCTTC
Encoded proteins:
- a CDS encoding FAD/NAD(P)-binding protein, which encodes MPEQAGAICVVGLGPRGLAVFERLCANHPPGRALAVHVVDPYPPGPGRTWRTGQSPHLLMNTVTSQVSQFTDDSVPCAGPVRPGPSLYDWLRRPGTGDRPGPRAEWAEPEHLGPDDYPSRARYGRYLEWVFGRLVAEAPAGLTVTVHRATAVALDEDTGGQSLTLDDGTRITGLDAVVLTLGHGPAELSGEERELAAYAREHGLRYHPPANPADLETGLEAVESGERVALRGLGLAFFDLMALLTEGRGGKYVPSPAPEGGLQYLPSGHEPVLYAGSRRGVPYQSRGENQKGAAGRHEPLFLTLDAVRRIRARPGATFRRDVWPLLSAEVATVYHRALVAQWADAPTADRFLAEYLAAPAAGRTAVLRRYGVRAQDEWKWERAERPWGRRVFTDPGKFNRWLAAHLREDVRHARGGNLDDPLKAALDVLRDLRNEVRLAIDHAGITGTSYRDEVVRWFTPLNAYLSIGPPPSRAEEMAALIDCGLLTVVGPRTRVRRDPGGAGFLFGSDAVPGSQIRATTLVEARIPDPDLRRSTDPLLRRMLAAGQCRPYRIPDPDPGSEGGDGYEGYETGGLEVTPRPYRVVDAAGVPHPRRFAFGVPTENVHWATAAGIRPGVGSVILEDADAVARAVLGL